The Apteryx mantelli isolate bAptMan1 chromosome 38, bAptMan1.hap1, whole genome shotgun sequence genome includes a region encoding these proteins:
- the ATXN2L gene encoding ataxin-2-like protein isoform X2, giving the protein MLHFLTAVVGSTCDIKVKNGSTFEGIFKTLSSKFELAVDAVHRRNPEQPSGPKREDIVDTMVFKPADVMLVHFRNVDFNYATKDKFTDSAIAMNSKVNGEHKEKVLQRWEGGDSNSDDYDLDSDMSNGWDPNEMFKFNEETYGVKTTYDSSLASYTVPLEKDNSEEFRQREARAAQLAREIESSPQYRLRIAMENDDGRTEEEKHSSVQRQGSGRDSPSLAAARESKYNPLPQRVRDGSRGGVRCGSSRGGRPGVGSLPPRGAPHHADPGPEQRGINGGPSRMSPKSQRPIRGAKTASSPGGRAAEASPVPPAGRMYPPRSPKAAVPAPASPQDPPAATPPGEARTALEPTAPPNPPSPKAVAPPADGKDRSAPPFVPPAKEAPAAKDTGRALEAPGPPEPPKAPGKAGLQTEQQRSQLEELRKFGAQFKLQSSSAPDAALEPFPPRAKEPPEGKGKEKGPEAAGAKAPEEGAGSKGAPEPPPDGGKEEKGGEGGPERPPGTPPGKGEGDDKEEGPVSEQVKKSTLNPNAKEFNPSKTLLAVNKAASTPTSPGPRTHSTPSIPVLAAGQSGMYSPQYISYIPQIHMSPAVQAPQMYPYPVSNSVPGQQGKYRGAKAGSLPPQRSDQHQPASAPPIMQAAAAAGPPLVAATPYSSYISYNPQQFTGQPAMMQPMAHYPSQPVFAPMLQSNPRMMASGSHPQAIVSSSAPQYPPAEQPAPQTLYATVHQSYPHHAAPLHPHQPQPATTPTGSQQPAQHAAPSPVQHQAGQPPHLGGAQQQQSLYHAATLTATPPSITPGPGAQSPQSSFPQQAAVYAIHAHQQLQHGYSNMAHVTQAHVQTGLPAAPPPHPGAPHPPQVMLLHPPQSHGGPPQGGVPQSGVPALSASTPSPYTYIGHHQVQSHPSQQLPFHPPGN; this is encoded by the exons ATGCTGCACTTCCTTACAGCTGTGGTG GGCTCCACCTGCGACATCAAGGTGAAGAACGGCAGCACCTTCGAGGGCATCTTCAAGACACTGAGCTCAAAG TTCGAGCTGGCGGTGGACGCCGTGCACCGGCGGAACCCCGAGCAGCCCTCCGGCCCCAAACGCGAGGACATCGTGGACACCATGGTCTTCAAGCCCGCCGACGTCATGCTGGTGCACTTCCGCAATGTGGACTTCAACTACGCCACGAAAG ATAAATTCACCGACTCGGCCATCGCCATGAACTCGAAGGTGAACGGAGAGCACAAGGAAAAGGTGCTGCAGCGCTGGGAGGGCGGCGACAGCAACAGCGACGACTACGACCTGGATTCGGACATG TCCAACGGGTGGGACCCCAACGAGATGTTCAAGTTCAATGAGGAGACCTACGGAGTGAAGACCACCTACGACAGCAGCCTCGCCTCCTACAC GGTGCCCCTGGAGAAGGACAACTCGGAGGAGTTCCGGCAGCGGGAGGCGCGGGCGGCCCAGCTGGCGCGGGAGATCGAGTCGAGCCCCCAGTACCGGCTGCGCATCGCCATGGAGAACGACGACGGGCGCACGGAGGAGGAGAAGCACAGCTCGGTGCAGCGCCAGGGCTCGGGCCgcgacagccccagcctggccgCCGCCAG GGAGAGCAAGTACAACCCACTGCCGCAGCGCGTGCGGGACGGGTCGCGCGGCGGCGTCCGCTGCGGCTCctcccgcggcgggcggcccggggtgggctccctcccgccccgcggcgccccccacCACGCCGACCCCGGCCCGGAGCAGCGTGGCATCAACGGAG ggccgtcTCGCATGTCTCCGAAGTCGCAGCGCCCCATCCGGGGGGCCAAAACGGCATCGTCTCCGGGCGGGCGCGCTGCTGAGGCCTCCCCGGTGCCGCCGGCAG GGCGCATGTATCCGCCGCGCTCCCCCAAGGCGGCCGTGcctgccccggcctccccccAGGACCCGCCGGCGGCCACCCCCCCAGGGGAGGCGCGGACGGCGCTGGAGCCCACGGCGCCCCCCAACCCGCCGTCCCCGAAAGCCGTGGCCCCCCCGGCCGACGGCAAGGACCGCAGCGCCCCCCCCTTCGTGCCCCCCGCCAAAGAGGCGCCGGCGGCCAAGGACACCGGCCGGGCCCTGGAGGCCCCGGggcccccggagccccccaagGCACCCGGTAAAG CTGGGCTGCAGACGGAGCAGCAGCGCAGTCAGCTGGAGGAGCTGCGCAAGTTCGGCGCCCAGTTCAAG CTGCAGTCCAGCAGCGCCCCGGATGCTGCCCTGGAGCCCTTCCCGCCTCGGGCCAAGGAGCCCCCCGAGggcaaagggaaggagaagggcccCGAGGCGGCGGGCGCCAAGGCCCCCGAGGAGGGTGCCGGCTCCAAGggcgccccggagccgccgccggacggcgggaaggaggagaaggggggcgAGGGCGGCCCCGAGcggcccccggggacccccccgggcAAGGGCGAGGGCGACGACAAGGAGGAGGGCCCCGTCTCGGA GCAGGTGAAGAAGTCGACCCTGAACCCCAACGCCAAGGAGTTCAACCCCTCCAAGACGCTGCTGGCGGTG AACAAGGCCGCCAGCACGCCCACGTCCCCGGGGCCGCGCACCCACTCCACACCCTCCATCCCGGTGCTTGCCGCTGGGCAGAGCGGCATGTACAGCCCCCAGTACATCTCCTACATACCTCAGATCCACATGAGCCCCGCCGTGCAG gcGCCCCAGATGTACCCCTACCCCGTCTCCAACTCGGTGCCCGGCCAACAGGGAAAGTACCGGGGGGCTAAAG cagggtCGCTCCCCCCGCAGCGCTCAGACCAGCACCAGCCGGCATCGGCGCCCCCCATCATgcaggcagcagcggcggcggggcctccGCTGGTGGCGGCCACCCCCTACTCCTCTTACATCTCCTACAACCCCCAGCAGTTCACAGGGCAGCCCGCCATGATGCAGCCCATGGCCCACTACCCCTCGCAG CCGGTCTTCGCCCCGATGCTCCAGAGCAACCCCCGGATGATGGCATCGGGCAGCCACCCCCAGGCCATCgtctcctcctccgccccccagTACCCCCCAGCCGAGCAGCCCGCGCCCCAGACGCTCTACG CCACCGTGCACCAGTCGTACCCCCACCATGCCGCCCCGCTGCACCCgcaccagccccagcccgccaCCACACCGACGGGGAGCCAGCAGCCGGCGCAGCAtgccgcccccagccccgtgcAG cacCAAGCCGGGCAGCCCCCGCACCTGGGgggggcccagcagcagcagagcctctaCCACGCGGCCACGCTGACGGCCACGCCGCCCTCCATCACGCCCGGGCCCGGCGCCCAGTCGCCCCAGAGCAGCTTCCCCCAGCAGGCCGCCGTCTACGCCATCCACGCGCACCAGCAGCTGCAGCACGGCTACTCCAACATGGCCCACGTCACCCAg
- the ATXN2L gene encoding ataxin-2-like protein isoform X1: MLHFLTAVVGSTCDIKVKNGSTFEGIFKTLSSKFELAVDAVHRRNPEQPSGPKREDIVDTMVFKPADVMLVHFRNVDFNYATKDKFTDSAIAMNSKVNGEHKEKVLQRWEGGDSNSDDYDLDSDMSNGWDPNEMFKFNEETYGVKTTYDSSLASYTVPLEKDNSEEFRQREARAAQLAREIESSPQYRLRIAMENDDGRTEEEKHSSVQRQGSGRDSPSLAAARESKYNPLPQRVRDGSRGGVRCGSSRGGRPGVGSLPPRGAPHHADPGPEQRGINGGPSRMSPKSQRPIRGAKTASSPGGRAAEASPVPPAAGRMYPPRSPKAAVPAPASPQDPPAATPPGEARTALEPTAPPNPPSPKAVAPPADGKDRSAPPFVPPAKEAPAAKDTGRALEAPGPPEPPKAPGKAGLQTEQQRSQLEELRKFGAQFKLQSSSAPDAALEPFPPRAKEPPEGKGKEKGPEAAGAKAPEEGAGSKGAPEPPPDGGKEEKGGEGGPERPPGTPPGKGEGDDKEEGPVSEQVKKSTLNPNAKEFNPSKTLLAVNKAASTPTSPGPRTHSTPSIPVLAAGQSGMYSPQYISYIPQIHMSPAVQAPQMYPYPVSNSVPGQQGKYRGAKAGSLPPQRSDQHQPASAPPIMQAAAAAGPPLVAATPYSSYISYNPQQFTGQPAMMQPMAHYPSQPVFAPMLQSNPRMMASGSHPQAIVSSSAPQYPPAEQPAPQTLYATVHQSYPHHAAPLHPHQPQPATTPTGSQQPAQHAAPSPVQHQAGQPPHLGGAQQQQSLYHAATLTATPPSITPGPGAQSPQSSFPQQAAVYAIHAHQQLQHGYSNMAHVTQAHVQTGLPAAPPPHPGAPHPPQVMLLHPPQSHGGPPQGGVPQSGVPALSASTPSPYTYIGHHQVQSHPSQQLPFHPPGN, translated from the exons ATGCTGCACTTCCTTACAGCTGTGGTG GGCTCCACCTGCGACATCAAGGTGAAGAACGGCAGCACCTTCGAGGGCATCTTCAAGACACTGAGCTCAAAG TTCGAGCTGGCGGTGGACGCCGTGCACCGGCGGAACCCCGAGCAGCCCTCCGGCCCCAAACGCGAGGACATCGTGGACACCATGGTCTTCAAGCCCGCCGACGTCATGCTGGTGCACTTCCGCAATGTGGACTTCAACTACGCCACGAAAG ATAAATTCACCGACTCGGCCATCGCCATGAACTCGAAGGTGAACGGAGAGCACAAGGAAAAGGTGCTGCAGCGCTGGGAGGGCGGCGACAGCAACAGCGACGACTACGACCTGGATTCGGACATG TCCAACGGGTGGGACCCCAACGAGATGTTCAAGTTCAATGAGGAGACCTACGGAGTGAAGACCACCTACGACAGCAGCCTCGCCTCCTACAC GGTGCCCCTGGAGAAGGACAACTCGGAGGAGTTCCGGCAGCGGGAGGCGCGGGCGGCCCAGCTGGCGCGGGAGATCGAGTCGAGCCCCCAGTACCGGCTGCGCATCGCCATGGAGAACGACGACGGGCGCACGGAGGAGGAGAAGCACAGCTCGGTGCAGCGCCAGGGCTCGGGCCgcgacagccccagcctggccgCCGCCAG GGAGAGCAAGTACAACCCACTGCCGCAGCGCGTGCGGGACGGGTCGCGCGGCGGCGTCCGCTGCGGCTCctcccgcggcgggcggcccggggtgggctccctcccgccccgcggcgccccccacCACGCCGACCCCGGCCCGGAGCAGCGTGGCATCAACGGAG ggccgtcTCGCATGTCTCCGAAGTCGCAGCGCCCCATCCGGGGGGCCAAAACGGCATCGTCTCCGGGCGGGCGCGCTGCTGAGGCCTCCCCGGTGCCGCCGGCAG CAGGGCGCATGTATCCGCCGCGCTCCCCCAAGGCGGCCGTGcctgccccggcctccccccAGGACCCGCCGGCGGCCACCCCCCCAGGGGAGGCGCGGACGGCGCTGGAGCCCACGGCGCCCCCCAACCCGCCGTCCCCGAAAGCCGTGGCCCCCCCGGCCGACGGCAAGGACCGCAGCGCCCCCCCCTTCGTGCCCCCCGCCAAAGAGGCGCCGGCGGCCAAGGACACCGGCCGGGCCCTGGAGGCCCCGGggcccccggagccccccaagGCACCCGGTAAAG CTGGGCTGCAGACGGAGCAGCAGCGCAGTCAGCTGGAGGAGCTGCGCAAGTTCGGCGCCCAGTTCAAG CTGCAGTCCAGCAGCGCCCCGGATGCTGCCCTGGAGCCCTTCCCGCCTCGGGCCAAGGAGCCCCCCGAGggcaaagggaaggagaagggcccCGAGGCGGCGGGCGCCAAGGCCCCCGAGGAGGGTGCCGGCTCCAAGggcgccccggagccgccgccggacggcgggaaggaggagaaggggggcgAGGGCGGCCCCGAGcggcccccggggacccccccgggcAAGGGCGAGGGCGACGACAAGGAGGAGGGCCCCGTCTCGGA GCAGGTGAAGAAGTCGACCCTGAACCCCAACGCCAAGGAGTTCAACCCCTCCAAGACGCTGCTGGCGGTG AACAAGGCCGCCAGCACGCCCACGTCCCCGGGGCCGCGCACCCACTCCACACCCTCCATCCCGGTGCTTGCCGCTGGGCAGAGCGGCATGTACAGCCCCCAGTACATCTCCTACATACCTCAGATCCACATGAGCCCCGCCGTGCAG gcGCCCCAGATGTACCCCTACCCCGTCTCCAACTCGGTGCCCGGCCAACAGGGAAAGTACCGGGGGGCTAAAG cagggtCGCTCCCCCCGCAGCGCTCAGACCAGCACCAGCCGGCATCGGCGCCCCCCATCATgcaggcagcagcggcggcggggcctccGCTGGTGGCGGCCACCCCCTACTCCTCTTACATCTCCTACAACCCCCAGCAGTTCACAGGGCAGCCCGCCATGATGCAGCCCATGGCCCACTACCCCTCGCAG CCGGTCTTCGCCCCGATGCTCCAGAGCAACCCCCGGATGATGGCATCGGGCAGCCACCCCCAGGCCATCgtctcctcctccgccccccagTACCCCCCAGCCGAGCAGCCCGCGCCCCAGACGCTCTACG CCACCGTGCACCAGTCGTACCCCCACCATGCCGCCCCGCTGCACCCgcaccagccccagcccgccaCCACACCGACGGGGAGCCAGCAGCCGGCGCAGCAtgccgcccccagccccgtgcAG cacCAAGCCGGGCAGCCCCCGCACCTGGGgggggcccagcagcagcagagcctctaCCACGCGGCCACGCTGACGGCCACGCCGCCCTCCATCACGCCCGGGCCCGGCGCCCAGTCGCCCCAGAGCAGCTTCCCCCAGCAGGCCGCCGTCTACGCCATCCACGCGCACCAGCAGCTGCAGCACGGCTACTCCAACATGGCCCACGTCACCCAg
- the ATXN2L gene encoding ataxin-2-like protein isoform X3, translating into MLHFLTAVVGSTCDIKVKNGSTFEGIFKTLSSKFELAVDAVHRRNPEQPSGPKREDIVDTMVFKPADVMLVHFRNVDFNYATKDKFTDSAIAMNSKVNGEHKEKVLQRWEGGDSNSDDYDLDSDMSNGWDPNEMFKFNEETYGVKTTYDSSLASYTVPLEKDNSEEFRQREARAAQLAREIESSPQYRLRIAMENDDGRTEEEKHSSVQRQGSGRDSPSLAAARESKYNPLPQRVRDGSRGGVRCGSSRGGRPGVGSLPPRGAPHHADPGPEQRGINGGPSRMSPKSQRPIRGAKTASSPGGRAAEASPVPPAAGRMYPPRSPKAAVPAPASPQDPPAATPPGEARTALEPTAPPNPPSPKAVAPPADGKDRSAPPFVPPAKEAPAAKDTGRALEAPGPPEPPKAPGKAGLQTEQQRSQLEELRKFGAQFKLQSSSAPDAALEPFPPRAKEPPEGKGKEKGPEAAGAKAPEEGAGSKGAPEPPPDGGKEEKGGEGGPERPPGTPPGKGEGDDKEEGPVSEQVKKSTLNPNAKEFNPSKTLLAVNKAASTPTSPGPRTHSTPSIPVLAAGQSGMYSPQYISYIPQIHMSPAVQAPQMYPYPVSNSVPGQQGKYRGAKGSLPPQRSDQHQPASAPPIMQAAAAAGPPLVAATPYSSYISYNPQQFTGQPAMMQPMAHYPSQPVFAPMLQSNPRMMASGSHPQAIVSSSAPQYPPAEQPAPQTLYATVHQSYPHHAAPLHPHQPQPATTPTGSQQPAQHAAPSPVQHQAGQPPHLGGAQQQQSLYHAATLTATPPSITPGPGAQSPQSSFPQQAAVYAIHAHQQLQHGYSNMAHVTQAHVQTGLPAAPPPHPGAPHPPQVMLLHPPQSHGGPPQGGVPQSGVPALSASTPSPYTYIGHHQVQSHPSQQLPFHPPGN; encoded by the exons ATGCTGCACTTCCTTACAGCTGTGGTG GGCTCCACCTGCGACATCAAGGTGAAGAACGGCAGCACCTTCGAGGGCATCTTCAAGACACTGAGCTCAAAG TTCGAGCTGGCGGTGGACGCCGTGCACCGGCGGAACCCCGAGCAGCCCTCCGGCCCCAAACGCGAGGACATCGTGGACACCATGGTCTTCAAGCCCGCCGACGTCATGCTGGTGCACTTCCGCAATGTGGACTTCAACTACGCCACGAAAG ATAAATTCACCGACTCGGCCATCGCCATGAACTCGAAGGTGAACGGAGAGCACAAGGAAAAGGTGCTGCAGCGCTGGGAGGGCGGCGACAGCAACAGCGACGACTACGACCTGGATTCGGACATG TCCAACGGGTGGGACCCCAACGAGATGTTCAAGTTCAATGAGGAGACCTACGGAGTGAAGACCACCTACGACAGCAGCCTCGCCTCCTACAC GGTGCCCCTGGAGAAGGACAACTCGGAGGAGTTCCGGCAGCGGGAGGCGCGGGCGGCCCAGCTGGCGCGGGAGATCGAGTCGAGCCCCCAGTACCGGCTGCGCATCGCCATGGAGAACGACGACGGGCGCACGGAGGAGGAGAAGCACAGCTCGGTGCAGCGCCAGGGCTCGGGCCgcgacagccccagcctggccgCCGCCAG GGAGAGCAAGTACAACCCACTGCCGCAGCGCGTGCGGGACGGGTCGCGCGGCGGCGTCCGCTGCGGCTCctcccgcggcgggcggcccggggtgggctccctcccgccccgcggcgccccccacCACGCCGACCCCGGCCCGGAGCAGCGTGGCATCAACGGAG ggccgtcTCGCATGTCTCCGAAGTCGCAGCGCCCCATCCGGGGGGCCAAAACGGCATCGTCTCCGGGCGGGCGCGCTGCTGAGGCCTCCCCGGTGCCGCCGGCAG CAGGGCGCATGTATCCGCCGCGCTCCCCCAAGGCGGCCGTGcctgccccggcctccccccAGGACCCGCCGGCGGCCACCCCCCCAGGGGAGGCGCGGACGGCGCTGGAGCCCACGGCGCCCCCCAACCCGCCGTCCCCGAAAGCCGTGGCCCCCCCGGCCGACGGCAAGGACCGCAGCGCCCCCCCCTTCGTGCCCCCCGCCAAAGAGGCGCCGGCGGCCAAGGACACCGGCCGGGCCCTGGAGGCCCCGGggcccccggagccccccaagGCACCCGGTAAAG CTGGGCTGCAGACGGAGCAGCAGCGCAGTCAGCTGGAGGAGCTGCGCAAGTTCGGCGCCCAGTTCAAG CTGCAGTCCAGCAGCGCCCCGGATGCTGCCCTGGAGCCCTTCCCGCCTCGGGCCAAGGAGCCCCCCGAGggcaaagggaaggagaagggcccCGAGGCGGCGGGCGCCAAGGCCCCCGAGGAGGGTGCCGGCTCCAAGggcgccccggagccgccgccggacggcgggaaggaggagaaggggggcgAGGGCGGCCCCGAGcggcccccggggacccccccgggcAAGGGCGAGGGCGACGACAAGGAGGAGGGCCCCGTCTCGGA GCAGGTGAAGAAGTCGACCCTGAACCCCAACGCCAAGGAGTTCAACCCCTCCAAGACGCTGCTGGCGGTG AACAAGGCCGCCAGCACGCCCACGTCCCCGGGGCCGCGCACCCACTCCACACCCTCCATCCCGGTGCTTGCCGCTGGGCAGAGCGGCATGTACAGCCCCCAGTACATCTCCTACATACCTCAGATCCACATGAGCCCCGCCGTGCAG gcGCCCCAGATGTACCCCTACCCCGTCTCCAACTCGGTGCCCGGCCAACAGGGAAAGTACCGGGGGGCTAAAG ggtCGCTCCCCCCGCAGCGCTCAGACCAGCACCAGCCGGCATCGGCGCCCCCCATCATgcaggcagcagcggcggcggggcctccGCTGGTGGCGGCCACCCCCTACTCCTCTTACATCTCCTACAACCCCCAGCAGTTCACAGGGCAGCCCGCCATGATGCAGCCCATGGCCCACTACCCCTCGCAG CCGGTCTTCGCCCCGATGCTCCAGAGCAACCCCCGGATGATGGCATCGGGCAGCCACCCCCAGGCCATCgtctcctcctccgccccccagTACCCCCCAGCCGAGCAGCCCGCGCCCCAGACGCTCTACG CCACCGTGCACCAGTCGTACCCCCACCATGCCGCCCCGCTGCACCCgcaccagccccagcccgccaCCACACCGACGGGGAGCCAGCAGCCGGCGCAGCAtgccgcccccagccccgtgcAG cacCAAGCCGGGCAGCCCCCGCACCTGGGgggggcccagcagcagcagagcctctaCCACGCGGCCACGCTGACGGCCACGCCGCCCTCCATCACGCCCGGGCCCGGCGCCCAGTCGCCCCAGAGCAGCTTCCCCCAGCAGGCCGCCGTCTACGCCATCCACGCGCACCAGCAGCTGCAGCACGGCTACTCCAACATGGCCCACGTCACCCAg
- the ATXN2L gene encoding ataxin-2-like protein isoform X4, translated as MLHFLTAVVGSTCDIKVKNGSTFEGIFKTLSSKFELAVDAVHRRNPEQPSGPKREDIVDTMVFKPADVMLVHFRNVDFNYATKDKFTDSAIAMNSKVNGEHKEKVLQRWEGGDSNSDDYDLDSDMSNGWDPNEMFKFNEETYGVKTTYDSSLASYTVPLEKDNSEEFRQREARAAQLAREIESSPQYRLRIAMENDDGRTEEEKHSSVQRQGSGRDSPSLAAARESKYNPLPQRVRDGSRGGVRCGSSRGGRPGVGSLPPRGAPHHADPGPEQRGINGGPSRMSPKSQRPIRGAKTASSPGGRAAEASPVPPAAGRMYPPRSPKAAVPAPASPQDPPAATPPGEARTALEPTAPPNPPSPKAVAPPADGKDRSAPPFVPPAKEAPAAKDTGRALEAPGPPEPPKAPGKAGLQTEQQRSQLEELRKFGAQFKLQSSSAPDAALEPFPPRAKEPPEGKGKEKGPEAAGAKAPEEGAGSKGAPEPPPDGGKEEKGGEGGPERPPGTPPGKGEGDDKEEGPVSEQVKKSTLNPNAKEFNPSKTLLAVNKAASTPTSPGPRTHSTPSIPVLAAGQSGMYSPQYISYIPQIHMSPAVQAPQMYPYPVSNSVPGQQGKYRGAKAGSLPPQRSDQHQPASAPPIMQAAAAAGPPLVAATPYSSYISYNPQQFTGQPAMMQPMAHYPSQPVFAPMLQSNPRMMASGSHPQAIVSSSAPQYPPAEQPAPQTLYATVHQSYPHHAAPLHPHQPQPATTPTGSQQPAQHAAPSPVQHQAGQPPHLGGAQQQQSLYHAATLTATPPSITPGPGAQSPQSSFPQQAAVYAIHAHQQLQHGYSNMAHVTQSHGGPPQGGVPQSGVPALSASTPSPYTYIGHHQVQSHPSQQLPFHPPGN; from the exons ATGCTGCACTTCCTTACAGCTGTGGTG GGCTCCACCTGCGACATCAAGGTGAAGAACGGCAGCACCTTCGAGGGCATCTTCAAGACACTGAGCTCAAAG TTCGAGCTGGCGGTGGACGCCGTGCACCGGCGGAACCCCGAGCAGCCCTCCGGCCCCAAACGCGAGGACATCGTGGACACCATGGTCTTCAAGCCCGCCGACGTCATGCTGGTGCACTTCCGCAATGTGGACTTCAACTACGCCACGAAAG ATAAATTCACCGACTCGGCCATCGCCATGAACTCGAAGGTGAACGGAGAGCACAAGGAAAAGGTGCTGCAGCGCTGGGAGGGCGGCGACAGCAACAGCGACGACTACGACCTGGATTCGGACATG TCCAACGGGTGGGACCCCAACGAGATGTTCAAGTTCAATGAGGAGACCTACGGAGTGAAGACCACCTACGACAGCAGCCTCGCCTCCTACAC GGTGCCCCTGGAGAAGGACAACTCGGAGGAGTTCCGGCAGCGGGAGGCGCGGGCGGCCCAGCTGGCGCGGGAGATCGAGTCGAGCCCCCAGTACCGGCTGCGCATCGCCATGGAGAACGACGACGGGCGCACGGAGGAGGAGAAGCACAGCTCGGTGCAGCGCCAGGGCTCGGGCCgcgacagccccagcctggccgCCGCCAG GGAGAGCAAGTACAACCCACTGCCGCAGCGCGTGCGGGACGGGTCGCGCGGCGGCGTCCGCTGCGGCTCctcccgcggcgggcggcccggggtgggctccctcccgccccgcggcgccccccacCACGCCGACCCCGGCCCGGAGCAGCGTGGCATCAACGGAG ggccgtcTCGCATGTCTCCGAAGTCGCAGCGCCCCATCCGGGGGGCCAAAACGGCATCGTCTCCGGGCGGGCGCGCTGCTGAGGCCTCCCCGGTGCCGCCGGCAG CAGGGCGCATGTATCCGCCGCGCTCCCCCAAGGCGGCCGTGcctgccccggcctccccccAGGACCCGCCGGCGGCCACCCCCCCAGGGGAGGCGCGGACGGCGCTGGAGCCCACGGCGCCCCCCAACCCGCCGTCCCCGAAAGCCGTGGCCCCCCCGGCCGACGGCAAGGACCGCAGCGCCCCCCCCTTCGTGCCCCCCGCCAAAGAGGCGCCGGCGGCCAAGGACACCGGCCGGGCCCTGGAGGCCCCGGggcccccggagccccccaagGCACCCGGTAAAG CTGGGCTGCAGACGGAGCAGCAGCGCAGTCAGCTGGAGGAGCTGCGCAAGTTCGGCGCCCAGTTCAAG CTGCAGTCCAGCAGCGCCCCGGATGCTGCCCTGGAGCCCTTCCCGCCTCGGGCCAAGGAGCCCCCCGAGggcaaagggaaggagaagggcccCGAGGCGGCGGGCGCCAAGGCCCCCGAGGAGGGTGCCGGCTCCAAGggcgccccggagccgccgccggacggcgggaaggaggagaaggggggcgAGGGCGGCCCCGAGcggcccccggggacccccccgggcAAGGGCGAGGGCGACGACAAGGAGGAGGGCCCCGTCTCGGA GCAGGTGAAGAAGTCGACCCTGAACCCCAACGCCAAGGAGTTCAACCCCTCCAAGACGCTGCTGGCGGTG AACAAGGCCGCCAGCACGCCCACGTCCCCGGGGCCGCGCACCCACTCCACACCCTCCATCCCGGTGCTTGCCGCTGGGCAGAGCGGCATGTACAGCCCCCAGTACATCTCCTACATACCTCAGATCCACATGAGCCCCGCCGTGCAG gcGCCCCAGATGTACCCCTACCCCGTCTCCAACTCGGTGCCCGGCCAACAGGGAAAGTACCGGGGGGCTAAAG cagggtCGCTCCCCCCGCAGCGCTCAGACCAGCACCAGCCGGCATCGGCGCCCCCCATCATgcaggcagcagcggcggcggggcctccGCTGGTGGCGGCCACCCCCTACTCCTCTTACATCTCCTACAACCCCCAGCAGTTCACAGGGCAGCCCGCCATGATGCAGCCCATGGCCCACTACCCCTCGCAG CCGGTCTTCGCCCCGATGCTCCAGAGCAACCCCCGGATGATGGCATCGGGCAGCCACCCCCAGGCCATCgtctcctcctccgccccccagTACCCCCCAGCCGAGCAGCCCGCGCCCCAGACGCTCTACG CCACCGTGCACCAGTCGTACCCCCACCATGCCGCCCCGCTGCACCCgcaccagccccagcccgccaCCACACCGACGGGGAGCCAGCAGCCGGCGCAGCAtgccgcccccagccccgtgcAG cacCAAGCCGGGCAGCCCCCGCACCTGGGgggggcccagcagcagcagagcctctaCCACGCGGCCACGCTGACGGCCACGCCGCCCTCCATCACGCCCGGGCCCGGCGCCCAGTCGCCCCAGAGCAGCTTCCCCCAGCAGGCCGCCGTCTACGCCATCCACGCGCACCAGCAGCTGCAGCACGGCTACTCCAACATGGCCCACGTCACCCAg